From a region of the bacterium genome:
- a CDS encoding NADH-quinone oxidoreductase subunit H, with protein MPIVLESLAKIVFMFALIMGMVPVLIWAERKGAAFIQDRTGPNRAGIAGVRLAGLVHPIADVLKLLFKEDVQPAARHRAFYNLAPWLAMAVAVSSYAVIPFGDYITIAGKKIPLVVADLQVGALYVLAVASLGTYGVVMGGWASNNKFTFLGGIRASAQMISYEISMGLALMGIFLIFSSLRITDIVAGQGDLIWGVLPKWGVVVQPLGFVLFITAVFAETNRNPFDLPEGESEIVAGFHLEYSSLKFALFFMAEYCHMVVGAALITAFYFGGYQIPWLPRPALEAHAGLLLTLKLVGIALVSVVFAMLFMRRVQKEKGKFGDARDREPVLGAGLWFVVAVAAAGGLLLKPWAIGPQGAELVATIFQIAAFVGKVVFFAWLFIWVRWTLPRFRYDQLMHLGWKVMLPLGLANLVVTAVVMALV; from the coding sequence ATGCCGATCGTGCTGGAATCGCTGGCCAAGATCGTCTTCATGTTCGCGCTGATCATGGGGATGGTGCCGGTGCTGATCTGGGCCGAGCGCAAGGGCGCGGCCTTCATCCAGGACCGCACCGGGCCGAACCGCGCGGGCATCGCCGGCGTGCGCCTGGCCGGACTGGTGCATCCCATCGCCGACGTGCTGAAGCTCCTGTTCAAGGAGGACGTGCAGCCCGCCGCGCGCCACCGGGCCTTCTACAACCTGGCGCCCTGGCTGGCCATGGCCGTGGCCGTCAGCTCGTACGCCGTGATCCCGTTCGGCGACTACATCACCATCGCCGGGAAGAAGATTCCGCTGGTGGTGGCCGACCTGCAGGTGGGGGCGCTGTACGTGCTGGCGGTGGCGAGCCTCGGCACCTACGGCGTGGTCATGGGCGGCTGGGCCTCCAACAACAAGTTCACCTTCCTCGGCGGCATCCGGGCCTCGGCCCAGATGATCAGCTACGAGATCAGCATGGGCCTGGCCCTGATGGGCATCTTCCTGATCTTCTCGAGCCTGCGCATCACCGACATCGTCGCGGGCCAGGGCGACCTGATCTGGGGCGTGCTGCCCAAGTGGGGCGTGGTGGTGCAGCCGCTGGGCTTCGTGCTCTTCATCACGGCGGTCTTCGCCGAGACGAACCGCAACCCGTTCGACCTGCCCGAGGGCGAATCGGAGATCGTGGCCGGCTTCCACCTCGAGTACAGCTCGCTGAAGTTCGCCCTGTTCTTCATGGCCGAATACTGCCACATGGTGGTGGGCGCGGCGCTGATCACGGCCTTCTACTTCGGCGGCTACCAGATCCCGTGGCTGCCCCGGCCGGCCCTCGAGGCCCACGCCGGCCTGCTGCTGACCCTCAAGCTCGTCGGCATCGCCCTCGTCAGCGTCGTCTTCGCCATGCTCTTCATGCGGCGGGTGCAGAAGGAGAAGGGCAAGTTCGGCGATGCCCGCGACCGCGAGCCCGTGCTCGGCGCCGGCCTGTGGTTCGTGGTGGCCGTGGCGGCCGCCGGCGGCCTGCTGCTCAAGCCCTGGGCCATCGGGCCGCAGGGCGCCGAACTGGTGGCGACCATCTTCCAGATCGCGGCCTTCGTCGGCAAGGTCGTGTTCTTCGCCTGGTTGTTCATCTGGGTGCGCTGGACGCTGCCGCGGTTCCGCTACGATCAGCTGATGCACCTGGGGTGGAAGGTCATGCTGCCCCTGGGACTGGCCAATCTCGTCGTCACCGCCGTGGTGATGGCGCTGGTGTGA
- a CDS encoding (2Fe-2S)-binding protein — protein MAKLTIDGKEIEVPDGTSLFDACAEARGEALPHFCYHPDLSVAGVCRLCQVEVEGMPKLTIACNTGVRDGMVVHTRNDRVRRAAQQILEMHLVNHPVDCPICDQAGECGLQDQYMTYGLYDSKVEQDDKVNKAKAEVIGPHVILDQERCVLCSRCVRFCNEVTGTGELGIYNRGDRAEIGTPPGVELDNNYSLNTVDICPVGALTSRDFRFQKRVWMLKAAESICPGCSMGCNVRVDHEAGRVYRLKPRRNPDVNGPWMCDKGRMIYKDVHAENRLQDPRRGGDVLRWADLGAVLADLTAGGIGLAVGSPHQSLEELFLLRGLAGTVSGGLAGAGLGEADGMLLQADRTPNRRGLELLGLAEQDGAALAAAIRGASGAVLVLGGDPAADEAVAGAIAGHGKVIYVGTHANATAQAAALVLPGASWAEKTGIFVNKDGRLQRFQQAVVRPGSAREDWRILAELKGDDAPGSLKALRQDLAAALGLADVNLNKLPALGLAPATAASGTPTGGEG, from the coding sequence ATGGCCAAGTTGACGATAGACGGCAAGGAGATCGAGGTTCCCGACGGAACCAGCCTCTTCGACGCCTGCGCCGAGGCCCGTGGCGAGGCGCTGCCGCACTTCTGCTACCACCCCGACCTGTCGGTGGCGGGCGTGTGCCGGCTGTGCCAGGTCGAGGTCGAGGGCATGCCGAAGCTCACGATCGCCTGCAACACCGGCGTGCGCGACGGCATGGTCGTCCACACGCGGAACGACCGCGTGCGCCGGGCGGCCCAGCAGATCCTCGAGATGCACCTGGTCAACCACCCGGTCGACTGCCCCATCTGCGACCAGGCGGGGGAGTGCGGCCTGCAGGACCAGTACATGACCTACGGCCTGTACGACTCGAAGGTCGAGCAGGACGACAAGGTCAACAAGGCCAAGGCCGAGGTCATCGGCCCCCACGTGATCCTCGACCAGGAGCGCTGCGTGCTGTGCAGCCGCTGCGTGCGCTTCTGCAACGAGGTCACGGGCACGGGCGAGCTGGGCATCTACAACCGGGGCGACCGGGCCGAGATCGGCACGCCGCCGGGGGTCGAGCTCGACAACAACTACAGCCTGAACACCGTGGACATCTGCCCGGTGGGCGCCCTGACCAGCCGCGACTTCCGCTTCCAGAAGCGGGTCTGGATGCTCAAGGCGGCCGAGTCGATCTGCCCGGGCTGCAGCATGGGCTGCAACGTGCGCGTCGACCACGAGGCCGGCCGGGTCTACCGCCTGAAGCCGCGGCGCAACCCGGACGTGAACGGCCCCTGGATGTGCGACAAGGGCCGCATGATCTACAAGGACGTCCACGCCGAGAACCGGCTGCAGGACCCGCGCCGCGGCGGGGACGTCCTGCGCTGGGCGGACCTCGGCGCGGTCCTCGCCGATCTGACCGCCGGCGGCATCGGCCTGGCCGTGGGCAGCCCGCACCAGAGCCTCGAGGAGCTCTTCCTGCTGCGCGGCCTGGCCGGCACGGTGAGCGGCGGCCTGGCGGGCGCCGGGCTGGGCGAGGCCGACGGCATGCTGCTGCAGGCCGACCGCACGCCGAACCGCAGGGGCCTCGAGCTGCTCGGCCTGGCCGAGCAGGACGGCGCCGCGCTGGCGGCGGCGATCCGGGGCGCGAGCGGTGCGGTGCTGGTGCTGGGCGGCGATCCGGCCGCGGACGAGGCCGTCGCGGGCGCCATCGCCGGCCACGGCAAGGTGATCTACGTGGGCACCCACGCCAACGCGACCGCGCAGGCGGCGGCGCTGGTGCTGCCCGGCGCGTCCTGGGCCGAGAAGACCGGCATCTTCGTCAACAAGGACGGCCGGCTGCAGCGCTTCCAGCAGGCGGTCGTCCGCCCCGGCAGCGCGCGGGAGGACTGGCGGATCCTGGCCGAGTTGAAGGGCGACGACGCCCCCGGCAGCCTCAAGGCCCTGCGCCAGGACCTGGCCGCCGCCCTCGGCCTCGCCGACGTGAACCTGAACAAGCTCCCGGCGCTGGGCCTCGCCCCGGCCACGGCGGCGAGCGGAACGCCCACCGGAGGTGAAGGCTGA
- the nuoF gene encoding NADH-quinone oxidoreductase subunit NuoF yields the protein MDRSRFNILSSRFGRDDGHKLPVYEADGGYRALKMVLSSMQPVEVRDVVKDAGLRGRGGAGFPTGVKWGFVPEAAQEIYFFVNADESEPGTFKDRLCLDYDPHQTIEGTIISCFAVRAKLAFIYIRGEFGWLVDRVQAAVDEAYAAGYLGRNILGSGYDLEMIVHKGAGAYICGEETGLINSVEGRKGQPNIKPPFPAVAGFLGKPTIVNNVESVASVPWIINNGAEAYKAFGTEKSCGTKLFSVSGPVKNPGVYEIPLGLPFREFFHDWLGGMVDGEELKAVIVGGSSVPVLPADEIMNCNLDYESLMNAGTMLGSGGMIIIPQSCDMVELIQVLMHFYFDESCGQCTPCREGTGWLHKIVKKLRRGEGTAEDLDLLEHVCNGMAGLTICPLSDAAVMPMRSFLNKFRPEFEALIQETATAGPRSRWPRGEQE from the coding sequence ATGGATCGCAGTCGCTTCAACATCCTCTCGTCCCGGTTCGGGCGCGACGACGGCCACAAGCTCCCGGTGTACGAGGCCGACGGCGGCTACCGGGCCCTGAAGATGGTCCTGTCGTCGATGCAGCCGGTCGAGGTGCGGGACGTGGTCAAGGACGCGGGCCTGCGCGGCCGCGGCGGCGCCGGCTTCCCCACCGGCGTCAAGTGGGGCTTCGTGCCCGAGGCCGCCCAGGAGATCTACTTCTTCGTGAACGCCGACGAGTCCGAGCCGGGCACCTTCAAGGACCGCCTGTGCCTCGACTACGATCCGCACCAGACCATCGAGGGCACCATCATCAGCTGCTTCGCCGTGCGGGCGAAGCTGGCCTTCATCTACATCCGCGGCGAGTTCGGCTGGCTGGTCGACCGCGTGCAGGCGGCCGTGGACGAGGCCTATGCGGCGGGCTACCTGGGCAGGAACATCCTGGGCAGCGGCTACGACCTGGAGATGATCGTCCACAAGGGCGCGGGCGCCTACATCTGCGGCGAGGAGACGGGCCTGATCAACTCGGTGGAGGGCCGCAAGGGCCAGCCGAACATCAAGCCGCCCTTTCCCGCGGTGGCGGGCTTCCTGGGCAAGCCGACCATCGTCAACAACGTCGAGTCGGTGGCCTCGGTGCCCTGGATCATCAACAACGGTGCCGAGGCCTACAAGGCCTTCGGCACCGAGAAGTCGTGCGGCACGAAGCTGTTCTCGGTCTCGGGCCCGGTGAAGAACCCGGGCGTGTACGAGATCCCGCTGGGTCTGCCGTTCCGCGAGTTCTTCCACGACTGGCTCGGCGGCATGGTCGACGGCGAGGAGCTGAAGGCCGTGATCGTGGGCGGCAGCTCGGTGCCCGTCCTGCCCGCCGACGAGATCATGAACTGCAACCTGGACTACGAATCGCTGATGAACGCCGGCACCATGCTGGGGTCCGGCGGCATGATCATCATTCCGCAGAGCTGCGACATGGTCGAGCTCATCCAGGTGCTGATGCACTTCTACTTCGACGAGAGCTGCGGCCAGTGCACGCCGTGCCGCGAGGGCACGGGCTGGTTGCACAAGATCGTCAAGAAGCTGCGCCGGGGGGAGGGGACCGCCGAGGACCTCGACCTGCTCGAGCACGTCTGCAACGGCATGGCGGGCCTGACCATCTGCCCGCTGAGCGACGCCGCCGTGATGCCCATGCGCAGCTTCCTGAACAAGTTCCGCCCCGAGTTCGAGGCCCTCATCCAGGAAACCGCGACCGCCGGCCCGCGCAGCCGCTGGCCGCGCGGGGAGCAGGAGTAA
- a CDS encoding NAD(P)H-dependent oxidoreductase subunit E, with the protein MSETPFNLSSESRSRIDALIGRYPTKASAIMPCIWVIMDELGYVPEEGVTLLHEKLGVSRARVHEVLSFYTMFRTEPQAKHTLQVCHNISCHIMGARPLIAHMEKRLGIRLGERTPDGMFQLEGVECLGACGMGPCLQLGRHLYEHLTPEKVDGILDSLKRGVVPRADTDRLVAEGGQ; encoded by the coding sequence ATGAGTGAAACCCCCTTCAACCTCTCGAGCGAGAGCCGGTCGCGGATCGACGCCCTGATCGGGCGTTACCCGACGAAGGCCAGCGCCATCATGCCCTGCATCTGGGTCATCATGGACGAGCTCGGCTACGTGCCCGAGGAAGGCGTGACGCTGTTGCACGAGAAGCTCGGCGTCAGCCGCGCCCGCGTGCACGAGGTGCTCTCGTTCTACACCATGTTCCGCACCGAGCCCCAGGCGAAGCACACCCTGCAGGTGTGCCACAACATCTCCTGCCACATCATGGGCGCCCGGCCGCTGATCGCCCACATGGAGAAGCGCCTCGGCATCCGGCTCGGCGAGCGCACGCCCGACGGGATGTTCCAGCTCGAGGGCGTCGAGTGCCTCGGGGCCTGCGGCATGGGGCCCTGCCTGCAGCTCGGCAGGCACCTCTACGAGCACCTGACGCCGGAGAAGGTGGACGGGATCCTGGACAGCCTGAAGCGGGGCGTCGTGCCGCGGGCCGACACCGACCGCCTGGTCGCCGAAGGGGGGCAGTAG
- a CDS encoding NADH-quinone oxidoreductase subunit D, with protein sequence MFGVTFADHPDLRRILCHHQFEGHPLRKDYPIEQGQECTRPEKLFDDEDIARAARRATSQAADVHGAIDEVHPSDLLTVNLGPSHPAMHGALRVECLLDGETILEAKSEIGYIHRCFEKEAEDHTWAQVMPYTDRLNYCSAMLNNSIYAMAIEKMCGVEATPRAQAIRVIVSELSRIIDHLVCVCTNLVDIGALTNYWYLYNVRESIYESLEKLCGSRLTTNYARIGGMSHDLYDGFEAEIRSKLDDLVAAHTDVMKLVARNRIFLDRTVGVGAIDSATALSFGYTGPALRATGLAYDLRRHAPYSGYEQYDFDIPTGSAGDTHDRIMVRLAEIIQSRSIVLQALDKLPDGPVDIDNHDIIIPPKQNVYHSIEGVMNQFKLVYEGIKVPRGEGYGFGEGANGELGFFSVSDGTGHAYRMKVRPPCFPIFSSYTTIVQGRMIPDAIATLGSLNIIAGELDR encoded by the coding sequence ATGTTCGGCGTGACCTTCGCCGACCACCCGGACCTGCGCCGCATCCTCTGCCACCACCAGTTCGAGGGGCACCCCCTGCGCAAGGACTACCCCATCGAGCAGGGGCAGGAGTGCACGCGGCCGGAGAAGCTCTTCGACGACGAGGACATCGCGCGGGCGGCGCGGCGGGCCACGAGCCAGGCGGCCGACGTGCACGGGGCCATCGACGAGGTGCACCCCTCGGACCTGCTGACGGTGAACCTCGGCCCGAGCCATCCGGCCATGCACGGCGCCCTGCGCGTGGAGTGCCTGCTCGACGGCGAGACGATCCTCGAGGCGAAGTCGGAGATCGGCTACATCCACCGCTGCTTCGAGAAGGAGGCCGAGGACCACACCTGGGCCCAGGTGATGCCGTACACCGACCGCCTGAACTACTGCTCGGCCATGCTGAACAACTCGATCTACGCCATGGCCATCGAGAAGATGTGCGGCGTCGAGGCCACGCCCCGGGCGCAGGCGATCCGCGTCATCGTCAGCGAGCTGTCGCGCATCATCGACCACCTGGTCTGCGTGTGCACGAACCTGGTCGACATCGGCGCCCTGACCAACTACTGGTACCTGTACAACGTGCGCGAGAGCATCTACGAGTCGCTGGAGAAGCTGTGCGGCTCGCGGCTGACCACGAACTACGCGCGCATCGGCGGCATGAGCCACGACCTGTACGACGGCTTCGAGGCGGAGATCCGCAGCAAGCTCGACGACCTGGTCGCGGCCCACACCGACGTGATGAAGCTCGTGGCGCGCAACCGGATCTTCCTGGACCGCACCGTGGGGGTGGGGGCCATCGACAGCGCGACGGCCCTCAGCTTCGGCTACACGGGCCCGGCGCTGCGGGCCACGGGACTGGCCTACGACCTGCGCCGTCACGCGCCCTACTCGGGCTACGAGCAGTACGACTTCGACATCCCCACGGGCAGCGCCGGCGACACCCACGATCGCATCATGGTGCGCCTGGCCGAGATCATCCAGAGCCGCTCGATCGTGCTGCAGGCCCTCGACAAGCTGCCCGACGGGCCGGTGGACATCGACAACCACGACATCATCATCCCGCCGAAGCAGAACGTCTATCACAGCATCGAAGGCGTCATGAACCAGTTCAAGCTGGTCTACGAAGGCATCAAGGTGCCGCGGGGCGAAGGCTACGGCTTCGGCGAGGGCGCCAACGGCGAGCTGGGCTTCTTCAGCGTCTCGGACGGCACGGGCCACGCCTACCGCATGAAGGTGCGGCCGCCGTGCTTCCCGATCTTCTCCTCGTACACGACCATCGTCCAGGGCCGGATGATCCCCGACGCGATCGCCACCCTGGGCAGCCTGAACATCATTGCCGGTGAGCTGGACCGCTAG
- the nuoB gene encoding NADH-quinone oxidoreductase subunit NuoB, whose amino-acid sequence MAVDLESPSNFITTRLRQAVNWGRKYSLWPLPFGVACCAIEFMSTVSSYNDISRFGAELVRFSPRQSDMMIIAGTISYKQAPILKTIYAQMAEPKWVIAMGVCASSGGFYNNYSTLQGADHVIPVDVYVAGCPPTPENLLFALTQIQDKVEKEGLVPSHVRHAIREQA is encoded by the coding sequence ATGGCAGTAGACCTCGAAAGCCCCAGCAATTTCATCACGACGCGCCTGCGGCAGGCGGTCAACTGGGGGCGCAAGTACTCCCTGTGGCCGTTGCCCTTCGGCGTCGCGTGCTGCGCCATCGAGTTCATGAGCACCGTGTCGTCGTACAACGACATCAGCCGCTTCGGCGCCGAGCTGGTGCGCTTCTCGCCGCGGCAGAGCGACATGATGATCATCGCCGGCACCATCAGCTACAAGCAGGCGCCGATCCTCAAGACCATCTACGCGCAGATGGCCGAGCCCAAGTGGGTCATCGCCATGGGCGTGTGCGCCAGCAGCGGCGGGTTCTACAACAACTACAGCACCCTGCAGGGCGCCGACCACGTGATCCCGGTCGACGTGTACGTGGCCGGGTGTCCGCCCACGCCGGAGAACCTGCTGTTCGCCCTGACCCAGATCCAGGACAAGGTCGAGAAGGAGGGCCTGGTGCCTTCCCACGTGCGCCACGCGATCCGGGAACAGGCCTAG
- the ndhC gene encoding NADH-quinone oxidoreductase subunit A encodes MFEQFIPVLLVLLVGAAFAGLFLGLSFWLGPSRPSPLKDSIYECGIPVRGSTQIRFFVRFFLVALFFLLFDLEAVFLYPWVIMYKGLLEAGHGLFALGEMGAFVAVLLVGFIYIWKKGGLEWQ; translated from the coding sequence ATGTTCGAACAGTTCATTCCCGTGCTGCTCGTGCTCCTCGTCGGGGCGGCCTTCGCGGGACTCTTCCTGGGACTGAGCTTCTGGCTCGGGCCCTCGCGGCCCTCGCCCCTGAAGGACTCGATCTACGAGTGCGGCATCCCGGTGCGCGGCTCGACCCAGATCCGGTTCTTCGTGCGGTTCTTCCTGGTCGCGCTCTTCTTCCTGCTGTTCGATCTGGAAGCCGTCTTCCTCTACCCCTGGGTGATCATGTACAAGGGGCTGCTGGAGGCGGGGCACGGCCTGTTCGCCCTGGGCGAGATGGGCGCCTTCGTGGCGGTGCTCCTGGTGGGATTCATCTACATCTGGAAGAAAGGGGGGCTCGAATGGCAGTAG
- a CDS encoding tetratricopeptide repeat protein produces MAPNTTATAPAAAPDLAEMVTAGTDALNDGDLRLALERFEAVVNTFPDRPEGHNNLGALYSSLGEYGKAETCFDHVLDLLPENPNVRYNRGLVRSRQEKHDAARDDFQAVLKLTPNDPDTLNNLGVSDFMQGRLDEARRHFETALKVRPGYANAFLNLVDLAWQTDGADRAARMCGEFLASHHDTEVQRRHLELQISAAREHLQGALVAADAVMVVDANPVVAAERERIVHALAAWHREASAHG; encoded by the coding sequence ATGGCTCCGAACACGACCGCGACCGCCCCCGCCGCCGCCCCGGACCTGGCCGAGATGGTGACCGCCGGCACCGACGCCCTGAACGACGGCGACCTGCGCCTCGCCCTCGAGCGCTTCGAAGCCGTGGTCAACACCTTCCCCGACCGCCCCGAGGGCCACAACAACCTCGGCGCCCTCTACTCGTCCCTCGGCGAGTACGGGAAGGCCGAGACGTGCTTCGACCACGTGCTGGACCTGCTGCCGGAGAACCCGAACGTGCGCTACAACCGCGGCCTCGTGCGATCGCGACAGGAGAAGCACGACGCGGCCCGCGACGACTTCCAGGCCGTGCTGAAGCTCACGCCCAACGACCCGGACACCCTGAACAACCTCGGTGTCTCCGACTTCATGCAGGGACGCCTCGACGAGGCCCGCCGGCACTTCGAGACCGCCCTGAAGGTCCGGCCCGGCTACGCCAACGCGTTCCTGAACCTGGTCGACCTGGCCTGGCAGACCGACGGCGCCGACCGCGCCGCCCGCATGTGCGGCGAGTTCCTCGCCTCGCACCACGACACCGAGGTCCAGCGCCGCCACCTCGAGCTGCAGATCAGCGCCGCCCGCGAGCACCTGCAGGGCGCCCTGGTCGCCGCCGATGCGGTGATGGTCGTCGACGCCAACCCGGTCGTCGCCGCCGAGCGCGAACGCATCGTCCACGCCCTGGCCGCCTGGCACCGCGAGGCGTCGGCCCACGGCTGA
- a CDS encoding aminotransferase class IV, with protein MFVHLNGRLVPADQARVSVFDGGYTAGDGVYTTLRLYAGRPLDLPAHWARLARQTAALEIPFPLDEAGLRRAVAELAERNGLTDGDGRLRITVSRGGSPDDPLPLTRLAAIPSTVVMTLVPVAPALAEWAADGIPVVVLDDAYARGSFPHLKTLNGLAAVSALRRAAAAGCPEALLTGPDGRLLEGAVSNIFVVRDGRLATPTVGDGFLAGRTRERILGLAAGLGLPAGEAVLRREDLAAAAEVFVVSSVREVLPVVRIDTVPVGDGRPGPVTRRIQAAYRELIDRALVEDSGA; from the coding sequence GTGTTCGTGCACCTCAACGGCCGCCTCGTGCCCGCCGACCAGGCCCGGGTCAGCGTCTTCGACGGCGGCTACACCGCCGGCGACGGCGTCTACACCACCCTGCGGCTCTACGCCGGACGCCCCCTCGACCTGCCGGCCCACTGGGCGCGTCTGGCCCGCCAGACCGCCGCCCTTGAGATCCCGTTTCCCCTGGACGAGGCCGGCCTGCGCCGGGCGGTGGCCGAACTGGCCGAGCGCAACGGGCTGACGGACGGCGACGGGCGGCTGCGCATCACCGTCAGCCGCGGCGGCTCGCCCGACGACCCGCTGCCCCTGACGCGCCTGGCGGCGATCCCCTCGACCGTCGTCATGACCCTGGTCCCGGTGGCGCCGGCCCTGGCCGAATGGGCCGCCGACGGCATCCCCGTCGTCGTCCTCGACGACGCCTACGCCCGCGGCAGCTTCCCGCACCTGAAGACCCTCAACGGCCTCGCTGCGGTCTCGGCCCTGCGGCGGGCCGCCGCCGCCGGCTGCCCGGAGGCCCTGCTGACCGGACCGGACGGCCGCCTGCTCGAGGGGGCGGTCAGCAACATCTTCGTCGTGCGGGACGGGCGCCTGGCCACCCCCACGGTCGGTGACGGCTTCCTGGCCGGACGCACCCGCGAACGCATTCTCGGCCTGGCCGCCGGCCTCGGCCTGCCCGCCGGCGAGGCCGTCCTGCGCCGCGAAGACCTCGCCGCCGCCGCCGAGGTCTTCGTCGTCAGCAGCGTCCGCGAGGTGCTGCCGGTGGTGCGCATCGACACGGTGCCCGTGGGCGACGGCCGCCCCGGCCCGGTCACCCGCCGCATCCAGGCGGCCTACCGCGAGCTCATCGACCGCGCCCTGGTCGAAGATTCCGGCGCCTGA
- a CDS encoding NYN domain-containing protein — translation MYSTNPMDRVAIFIDGENIHYSAKHMNMRMDYLKLCAKLAAGRRLVRSYFYTAISNQSEGKIDFINFLKLNGFTVVTKEIKNFNENDPSTRNVRGCLDMEMAIDALELSAQLDSIILCTGDGDFQPLVAALGRRGIHVEVCALREMTSTDLIAASDEYIDLASMKSEIALAGAPAPQQPRDIRNDLPPADHDDFNTFKAQETSFDF, via the coding sequence ATGTACAGCACGAACCCCATGGACCGCGTCGCGATCTTCATCGACGGCGAGAACATCCATTACAGCGCCAAGCATATGAACATGCGGATGGACTACCTGAAGCTGTGCGCGAAGCTCGCCGCCGGCCGACGGCTGGTGCGGTCGTACTTCTACACCGCCATCAGCAACCAGTCCGAAGGGAAGATCGATTTCATCAACTTCCTCAAGCTGAACGGGTTCACGGTCGTCACGAAGGAGATCAAGAACTTCAACGAGAACGACCCCAGCACGCGCAACGTGCGCGGCTGCCTCGACATGGAAATGGCCATCGACGCCCTGGAACTCTCGGCCCAGCTCGACTCGATCATCCTCTGCACCGGCGACGGCGACTTCCAGCCGCTGGTGGCGGCCCTCGGCCGGCGCGGGATCCACGTGGAGGTGTGCGCGCTGCGCGAGATGACGAGCACCGACCTGATCGCGGCCTCGGACGAGTACATCGACCTGGCGAGCATGAAGAGCGAGATCGCCCTGGCCGGCGCGCCGGCGCCGCAGCAGCCGCGCGACATCCGCAACGACCTGCCCCCGGCCGACCATGACGATTTCAACACGTTCAAGGCCCAGGAGACGAGCTTCGACTTCTGA